The Streptomyces sp. NBC_01268 genome window below encodes:
- a CDS encoding MFS transporter, with amino-acid sequence MSREQRGPNEKLGTVLALAGISNAGLARRVNDLGAQRGLTLRYDKTSVARWVSKGMVPQGAAPHLIAAAIGQKLGRPVPLHEIGLADADPAPEVGLAFPRDVGEAVRSATELYRLDFAGRRGGGGIWQSLAGSFAVSAYATPASRWLITPADPSVERQAVRPQAAGEPGDHTRVGHSDVAKLREAAEDARRWDSKYGGGDWRSSMVPECLRVDAAPLLLGSYSDEVGRALFGATAELTRLAGWMAFDTGQQEAAQRYYIQALRLARAAADVPLGGYVLASMSLQATYRGFADEGVDLAQAALERNRGLATARTMSFFRLVEARAHAKANDGVAAAAALKAAEGWLERSREGDADPTWLGFYSYDRFCADAAECYRDLKLPRQVRRFTEQALSRPTEEFVRSHGLRLVVSAVAELESGNLDAACAAGTRAVEVAGRISSARTTEYVRDLLTRLEPYGDEPRVMELRERARPLLVAPA; translated from the coding sequence ATGTCCAGGGAGCAACGCGGGCCGAACGAAAAGCTCGGCACGGTTCTCGCCCTCGCGGGAATCAGCAATGCCGGGCTCGCCCGGCGCGTCAACGATCTCGGTGCGCAGCGGGGCCTGACGCTTCGTTACGACAAGACGTCGGTGGCCCGGTGGGTGTCCAAGGGCATGGTGCCGCAGGGCGCCGCCCCGCACCTGATCGCGGCCGCGATCGGCCAGAAGCTGGGCCGGCCCGTGCCGCTGCACGAGATCGGGCTCGCCGACGCCGACCCGGCGCCCGAGGTCGGCCTCGCCTTCCCGCGGGACGTCGGCGAGGCGGTCCGCTCGGCCACCGAGCTGTACCGGCTGGATTTCGCCGGCCGCCGGGGCGGCGGCGGGATCTGGCAGTCGCTCGCCGGCTCCTTCGCCGTGAGCGCGTACGCGACGCCCGCCTCGCGCTGGCTGATCACGCCCGCCGACCCGTCGGTGGAGCGCCAGGCGGTGCGCCCGCAGGCGGCGGGCGAGCCCGGCGACCACACCCGGGTGGGGCACAGCGACGTCGCCAAGCTGCGCGAGGCCGCCGAGGACGCCCGCCGCTGGGACTCCAAGTACGGCGGCGGCGACTGGCGTTCCTCCATGGTGCCCGAGTGCTTAAGGGTGGACGCGGCGCCCCTGCTGCTCGGCTCCTACTCGGACGAGGTGGGGCGCGCCCTGTTCGGCGCGACGGCCGAGCTGACCCGGCTGGCCGGCTGGATGGCCTTCGACACCGGCCAGCAGGAGGCCGCCCAGCGCTACTACATCCAGGCGCTGCGGCTCGCCCGCGCGGCGGCCGACGTCCCCCTCGGCGGGTACGTCCTGGCCTCCATGTCGCTCCAGGCGACCTACCGCGGCTTCGCCGACGAGGGCGTCGACCTGGCCCAGGCGGCGCTGGAGCGCAACCGCGGCCTCGCCACCGCCCGCACCATGTCGTTCTTCCGGCTCGTCGAGGCCCGGGCGCACGCCAAGGCGAACGACGGGGTGGCCGCCGCCGCCGCGCTGAAGGCGGCCGAGGGCTGGCTGGAGCGCTCCCGGGAGGGCGACGCCGACCCGACGTGGCTCGGCTTCTACTCGTACGACCGCTTCTGCGCCGACGCCGCCGAGTGCTACCGGGACCTGAAGCTGCCCCGCCAGGTGCGGCGCTTCACCGAGCAGGCCCTGTCGCGCCCGACCGAGGAGTTCGTGCGCTCGCACGGGCTGCGGCTCGTGGTGTCGGCGGTGGCCGAGCTGGAGTCGGGCAACCTGGACGCGGCCTGCGCCGCGGGCACCCGCGCGGTGGAGGTCGCCGGGCGGATCTCCTCGGCCCGCACCACCGAGTACGTGAGGGACCTGCTGACCCGGCTCGAACCGTACGGGGACGAGCCCCGGGTCATGGAGCTCCGGGAGCGGGCCCGCCCGCTCCTCGTGGCACCGGCGTGA